The Streptomyces europaeiscabiei genome window below encodes:
- a CDS encoding SchA/CurD-like domain-containing protein — protein sequence MTTTSERLTETLKRQVSQRVSQSVFDGSRLRVVLLVDVYDGAQQQFLEAYEQLCNQVASVPGHVSDQLCQSIENPSQWLITSEWESAPPFLTWVNSEEHVQMVKPLHNCVRDTRSLRFHIVRETGGPAVQAESGERRLQTSPRIGDGLIRHALTFTVKPGSEEKVARILADYAAPEPKVDDTTRLCRTSLFMHGNRVVRAVEVRGDLLAALRHVARQPEVRAVEEALNPYLEQDRDLDDPDSARVFFTRAALPAVHHVTAGQESPDAVRHALYYPAREGCGLRLAELLARQDEAAADDPQGPVLRSTIFQRDDIVVRLVDVRGGIDNDPGPVLGLTDRARAAELTALLDGGALGAKGSPKDGAPARLLTVARMELVTDRRAPDA from the coding sequence ATGACCACCACCTCCGAACGTCTTACGGAGACACTGAAGCGACAGGTGTCGCAGCGGGTCTCCCAGTCCGTCTTCGACGGCTCCCGGCTCCGTGTCGTCCTGCTGGTGGACGTCTACGACGGGGCCCAGCAGCAGTTCCTGGAGGCGTACGAGCAGCTGTGCAACCAGGTCGCGTCCGTCCCCGGCCATGTCAGCGACCAGCTGTGCCAGTCCATCGAGAACCCCTCCCAATGGCTCATCACCAGTGAGTGGGAGAGCGCCCCGCCCTTCCTCACCTGGGTGAACAGCGAGGAACACGTGCAGATGGTGAAGCCGCTGCACAACTGCGTCCGGGACACCCGTTCGCTGCGCTTCCACATCGTCCGCGAGACCGGCGGCCCGGCCGTGCAGGCCGAGTCGGGCGAGCGTCGGCTCCAGACCTCGCCCCGGATCGGTGACGGCCTCATCCGGCACGCGCTCACCTTCACGGTCAAGCCGGGCAGCGAGGAGAAGGTCGCCAGGATCCTCGCCGACTACGCCGCGCCGGAACCGAAGGTCGACGACACCACCCGGCTCTGCCGCACCTCCCTGTTCATGCACGGCAACCGGGTCGTCCGCGCCGTCGAGGTGCGGGGCGACCTGCTCGCCGCGCTGCGGCACGTCGCCCGGCAGCCCGAGGTGCGGGCCGTCGAGGAGGCCCTCAACCCCTATCTGGAGCAGGACCGGGACCTCGACGACCCCGACTCCGCCCGGGTCTTCTTCACCCGCGCGGCGCTGCCCGCCGTCCACCATGTGACGGCCGGCCAGGAGAGCCCGGACGCCGTACGGCACGCGCTGTACTACCCGGCCCGTGAGGGCTGCGGTCTGCGGCTGGCCGAGTTGCTCGCCCGGCAGGACGAGGCGGCGGCGGACGACCCGCAGGGGCCGGTGCTGCGCAGCACGATCTTCCAGCGCGACGACATCGTGGTGCGGCTGGTCGACGTACGCGGCGGGATCGACAACGACCCCGGCCCCGTGCTCGGTCTCACCGACCGTGCCCGCGCTGCCGAGCTGACGGCGCTCCTCGACGGCGGCGCGCTCGGCGCGAAGGGTTCACCGAAGGACGGTGCTCCCGCCCGGCTGCTCACGGTCGCCCGCATGGAACTCGTCACCGACCGCCGGGCGCCCGACGCCTGA
- a CDS encoding cupin domain-containing protein: protein MINRHPGIVDVSEVEPNTRRGGDLRAMLTPTTVGSTSGFMGVAIVPPGDRIAEHYHPYSEEFIYVVCGQLEVDLDGEPHELRPEQGLLIPAHMRHRFRNVGKVEARMVFHLGPLAPSPPLGHVDTEDANGVPIPVEAAHSGAGRAAERPQVRS, encoded by the coding sequence GTGATCAATCGCCATCCCGGCATCGTGGATGTCAGCGAGGTCGAGCCCAACACCCGGCGCGGCGGCGACCTGCGCGCCATGCTCACCCCCACCACAGTCGGCTCCACCAGCGGTTTCATGGGCGTCGCCATCGTGCCGCCCGGCGACCGCATCGCCGAGCACTACCACCCGTACTCCGAGGAGTTCATCTACGTCGTCTGCGGCCAGCTGGAGGTCGACCTGGACGGCGAGCCGCACGAGCTGCGGCCCGAGCAGGGGCTGCTGATCCCCGCCCACATGCGCCACCGCTTCCGCAACGTCGGCAAGGTGGAGGCCCGCATGGTCTTCCACCTCGGTCCGCTGGCCCCGAGCCCGCCGCTCGGCCATGTCGACACCGAGGACGCGAACGGCGTACCGATCCCGGTGGAGGCGGCCCACTCGGGTGCGGGACGGGCGGCCGAACGGCCTCAGGTCCGCTCATGA
- a CDS encoding beta-ketoacyl-[acyl-carrier-protein] synthase family protein translates to MTRRVAVTGIGIVAPGGIGVPAFWNLLADGRTATRGITFFDPSGLRSRIAAECDFDPAAHGLDAEQVARCDRYIQFALVAGEEAILDSGLDLASENPWRVGVSLGTAVGGTTRLEHDYVLVSHRGQRWDVDHREAGPHLHRAFAPSTLASTVAERFEARGPVQTVSTGCTSGLDAVGYAFHTIEEGRADICIAGASDSPISPITMACFDAIKATSPDNDDPAHASRPFDANRNGFVMGEGGAVLVLEELEHARARGAHVYCEIGGYATFGNAYHMTGLTTEGLEMARAIEDALDHARIDRTAVDYVNAHGSGTKQNDRHETAAVKRTLGAHAYDTPMSSIKSMVGHSLGAIGAIEVVACALALAHQVVPPTANYETPDPECDLDYVPRVARERRLTNVLSVGSGFGGFQSAVVLSLPREERTR, encoded by the coding sequence ATGACCAGGCGCGTGGCGGTCACCGGCATAGGCATCGTCGCTCCGGGCGGCATCGGTGTCCCGGCGTTCTGGAACCTGCTGGCCGACGGTCGTACGGCGACACGCGGCATCACCTTCTTCGACCCGTCCGGGCTGCGTTCGCGGATCGCCGCCGAGTGCGACTTCGACCCGGCGGCCCACGGACTGGACGCGGAGCAGGTCGCCCGCTGCGACCGGTACATCCAGTTCGCCCTGGTGGCCGGTGAGGAGGCGATCCTGGACTCCGGCCTCGACCTCGCCTCGGAGAACCCCTGGCGGGTCGGTGTCTCCCTGGGCACGGCGGTCGGTGGCACCACCCGGCTGGAGCACGACTACGTCCTGGTCAGCCACCGCGGGCAGCGCTGGGACGTGGACCACCGGGAGGCCGGGCCGCATCTGCACCGGGCGTTCGCGCCCAGCACCCTCGCCTCTACGGTCGCCGAACGCTTCGAGGCCCGCGGGCCGGTGCAGACCGTCTCCACCGGCTGCACCTCGGGGCTCGACGCCGTCGGGTACGCCTTCCACACGATCGAGGAGGGCCGGGCCGACATCTGCATAGCCGGCGCCTCGGACTCGCCGATCTCCCCGATCACCATGGCCTGCTTCGACGCGATCAAGGCCACCTCCCCCGACAACGACGACCCGGCCCACGCCTCCCGCCCCTTCGACGCCAACCGCAACGGGTTCGTCATGGGCGAGGGCGGCGCCGTACTCGTCCTGGAGGAGCTGGAACACGCCCGGGCCCGCGGCGCCCATGTGTACTGCGAGATCGGCGGCTACGCCACCTTCGGCAACGCCTACCACATGACCGGTCTGACCACCGAGGGCCTGGAGATGGCACGGGCCATCGAGGACGCCCTCGACCACGCCCGGATCGACCGCACGGCCGTCGACTACGTCAACGCGCACGGGTCGGGCACCAAGCAGAACGACCGGCACGAGACCGCCGCCGTCAAACGGACGCTCGGCGCGCACGCCTACGACACACCCATGAGCTCCATCAAGTCCATGGTGGGCCACTCCCTGGGCGCGATCGGCGCGATCGAGGTCGTCGCCTGTGCCCTGGCCCTGGCCCACCAGGTCGTCCCGCCCACCGCGAACTACGAGACCCCGGACCCCGAGTGCGACCTGGACTACGTCCCGCGCGTCGCCCGCGAGCGGCGGCTGACCAATGTGCTCTCCGTGGGCAGCGGGTTCGGCGGGTTCCAGTCCGCGGTGGTCCTGAGCCTGCCGAGGGAGGAGAGGACACGATGA